The following are encoded together in the Cerasicoccus sp. TK19100 genome:
- a CDS encoding DeoR/GlpR family DNA-binding transcription regulator, giving the protein MSPQQRQETILRQIEREGSVRSLQLAKSLDVTPETIRKDLEQLASTNRVIRTHGGATRATDAHHDLPLPARQWVNREEKIIVARAAAALVQPNDTIFLDASSTVLLIAEYLPEIPLTVLTNAHHVVVALGGRSQCDLICTGGNYEDRSRSYVGAMAEDALKRFAIKWLFLGVDGLHPEFGASEVNPGQAVLKERLLPRAEHVCIVCDSTKLGRKSPFIFAQVNQFDVLVTDSHARDTDLQAYRNAGIRTVIAPIEGE; this is encoded by the coding sequence ATGTCCCCCCAACAGCGCCAGGAAACCATCCTTCGCCAGATCGAACGCGAGGGATCGGTTCGCAGCCTTCAGCTCGCGAAATCGCTCGACGTGACCCCGGAAACGATTCGCAAGGATCTGGAGCAGTTGGCGTCGACCAACCGCGTAATCCGTACCCACGGTGGGGCGACCCGCGCCACCGACGCCCATCACGATCTCCCCCTGCCAGCGCGACAATGGGTCAACCGCGAGGAGAAGATTATCGTCGCGCGTGCGGCGGCGGCCCTCGTGCAGCCCAACGATACCATCTTCCTCGACGCCAGCTCGACGGTCCTGCTCATCGCGGAATATCTGCCGGAGATCCCGCTAACGGTCCTGACCAACGCGCACCATGTTGTCGTCGCGCTCGGCGGGCGCAGCCAGTGCGACCTCATTTGCACGGGCGGCAATTACGAGGACCGCTCACGCTCCTACGTAGGGGCCATGGCCGAGGACGCCCTCAAACGCTTTGCGATCAAGTGGCTCTTCTTGGGGGTAGACGGCCTGCACCCGGAGTTCGGCGCGAGCGAGGTCAACCCCGGCCAAGCCGTCCTCAAAGAGCGACTGCTCCCGCGCGCGGAACACGTCTGCATTGTTTGCGACTCGACGAAGCTTGGCCGCAAGAGCCCGTTCATCTTTGCGCAGGTCAATCAGTTCGACGTCCTTGTCACCGATAGCCACGCTCGTGACACCGACCTCCAAGCCTACCGCAACGCTGGCATCCGCACCGTCATCGCGCCAATTGAGGGCGAGTAG
- a CDS encoding ankyrin repeat domain-containing protein, which translates to MSTPRKRLPVKPSAEHLRKQAKRRHKLAPEKPLSEHQHALAYEYGCKSWAQLMHMVETMLRGSDQLSNVKYEWEALPKAAKERDEARIREILASGEFTQHDLDVALVQTVIPAPHLAELLIEHGADVDGQYGSDYGPIVLVYGECQEPDGFQFMADHGCDLTFSPLSSKYGPASPMLSVLKTYMRARNEKKHRCIQLLEQHGAWMPPADQVTPAMWAIHKGDAQVLARFIDQDRSLLTRTFPQMDYGNIGLAGGTLLHMAAEYAEMECLDVLIDRGADINIRAEVIDGVGGHTPIFHAAQNYPYWKTDALPYLVKRVGEWLDTSIRATVKQHGKVVGQVSVMELFKDEKEVMALLEPLDIKTRLKEALRKGDTTAAQALLAAHPESLGADLWPAAIFQGKNLASTKLLAQAGLSVDECTAPRKPLHLAVYQYATELVDYLLEAGADPNQRNPLGETPLELLNVYDPRPINDPAVLAIRERLLSTGAEESIFSLIRSGSLGALKDAIADQPALLQQRVPVDDLCPLSVACVAGRLEVVNALLAEGCPADAPNRLGNTPLWFAVGGFASAEVISQIAQRLLSAGAQPNAPCEEGATPLSRAESLGLAQLAKQLQTA; encoded by the coding sequence ATGTCCACACCACGCAAGCGGCTTCCCGTGAAGCCCTCCGCCGAACACCTGCGCAAGCAGGCCAAGCGCCGCCACAAGCTGGCCCCCGAAAAACCGCTCTCTGAGCACCAGCACGCGCTGGCCTATGAATATGGCTGCAAAAGCTGGGCGCAGCTCATGCACATGGTCGAGACCATGCTCCGGGGCTCCGACCAGCTTTCCAACGTGAAATACGAATGGGAAGCCCTGCCCAAGGCTGCCAAGGAACGCGACGAAGCGCGCATTCGAGAAATTCTGGCTTCGGGTGAGTTCACGCAGCACGATCTGGATGTCGCCTTGGTGCAAACGGTGATCCCGGCTCCTCATTTGGCAGAGCTGCTCATCGAGCACGGCGCGGATGTCGACGGCCAGTATGGCAGTGACTACGGGCCCATCGTCCTCGTTTATGGCGAATGTCAGGAGCCGGACGGGTTCCAGTTTATGGCTGATCATGGTTGCGACCTCACTTTCTCGCCGCTGTCGTCGAAATACGGGCCAGCCAGCCCAATGCTGAGCGTTTTGAAAACTTACATGCGCGCCCGCAACGAGAAGAAGCATCGCTGTATCCAACTGCTGGAGCAGCACGGTGCATGGATGCCGCCCGCCGACCAGGTTACGCCTGCCATGTGGGCCATTCACAAAGGGGATGCCCAAGTGCTTGCTCGCTTCATTGATCAAGACCGTAGCCTGTTGACGCGCACCTTCCCGCAAATGGACTATGGGAACATCGGTCTGGCGGGTGGCACGTTGCTCCATATGGCTGCCGAGTATGCCGAAATGGAGTGCCTCGATGTCCTGATCGACCGGGGGGCGGACATCAACATCCGCGCGGAAGTCATCGACGGCGTAGGCGGGCACACGCCCATTTTTCACGCGGCGCAAAACTATCCATATTGGAAAACCGATGCGTTACCTTATCTGGTCAAGCGGGTAGGGGAGTGGCTGGACACGTCGATCCGGGCAACCGTGAAGCAGCATGGCAAAGTCGTTGGCCAAGTCAGCGTTATGGAGCTCTTTAAGGATGAGAAAGAAGTGATGGCGCTGCTCGAACCGCTCGATATTAAAACCCGCTTGAAAGAGGCCCTGCGCAAGGGCGATACCACTGCGGCGCAAGCGCTGCTGGCGGCCCATCCGGAAAGCCTCGGTGCCGACCTTTGGCCAGCAGCGATTTTTCAAGGAAAGAACCTCGCTTCCACTAAGCTGCTGGCGCAGGCCGGTCTTTCGGTGGATGAATGCACCGCACCGCGTAAGCCCTTGCACCTGGCAGTTTATCAGTATGCCACGGAACTCGTCGACTACCTCTTGGAAGCGGGTGCCGACCCCAATCAACGCAACCCGCTCGGCGAAACTCCGCTGGAGCTGCTCAACGTCTATGATCCGCGCCCAATCAACGACCCGGCTGTCCTCGCGATCCGTGAACGGCTGCTCTCCACAGGGGCCGAGGAAAGCATCTTTAGCCTGATTCGATCGGGCTCGCTGGGGGCATTGAAAGATGCCATCGCCGATCAACCCGCGCTTTTACAACAGCGGGTTCCGGTAGACGACCTTTGCCCGCTTTCCGTCGCCTGCGTTGCGGGTCGACTGGAAGTCGTCAACGCGCTGCTCGCTGAGGGTTGCCCCGCGGACGCGCCGAATCGATTGGGCAACACGCCGCTCTGGTTTGCCGTGGGTGGTTTTGCTTCTGCCGAAGTCATAAGCCAGATCGCCCAACGCCTTCTCTCGGCGGGTGCTCAGCCTAATGCGCCCTGCGAAGAGGGCGCCACTCCGCTTAGCCGGGCGGAGTCACTAGGGCTCGCTCAACTGGCCAAGCAGTTACAAACAGCTTGA